Proteins from one Hydrogenivirga caldilitoris genomic window:
- the pgeF gene encoding peptidoglycan editing factor PgeF, with protein sequence MRRENYRESKEAQGLRYSSKVKGKLIEVKTQWEEHPKLYLPIQKHTNRVITLTSFPYPPIIGDAVVTNLRGVEVGVRTADCVPLVLVGEDWVGIAHIGWRGLASGIIEHVLKRLNLYENTEKLFAFIGPAAKSCCYEVGEEFKNLFPNLLTVREGRLFMDMQKAVIEELKNLGVKNFGLIEKCTVCSEELPSYRRDKTKERLLTSVLIL encoded by the coding sequence ATGCGTAGAGAAAACTACAGAGAAAGCAAGGAAGCTCAAGGGTTGAGATACAGCTCAAAGGTAAAGGGAAAACTCATTGAGGTAAAAACCCAATGGGAGGAGCACCCTAAGCTTTATCTACCCATTCAGAAACATACCAACAGGGTGATCACCTTAACGAGCTTTCCCTACCCACCCATTATAGGCGATGCCGTTGTGACAAATTTGAGAGGGGTTGAGGTAGGTGTCAGAACCGCAGATTGCGTGCCTCTCGTACTTGTAGGTGAAGATTGGGTGGGAATAGCACATATAGGGTGGAGGGGTTTAGCATCTGGAATAATAGAACATGTGCTTAAAAGGCTCAATCTATACGAGAACACAGAAAAGCTCTTTGCTTTCATAGGTCCAGCAGCCAAGTCCTGCTGTTACGAAGTAGGTGAAGAGTTTAAAAACTTGTTTCCGAACCTCCTCACAGTAAGAGAGGGCAGACTCTTCATGGATATGCAAAAAGCTGTAATTGAGGAGCTCAAAAATCTGGGGGTTAAAAACTTTGGTCTGATTGAAAAGTGCACCGTATGTTCCGAAGAGCTACCCTCTTACAGGAGGGATAAAACCAAAGAGAGGTTGCTCACTTCTGTGTTAATACTATAG
- the proC gene encoding pyrroline-5-carboxylate reductase has translation MKVGIVGYGNMGRAFALGLSSSVGRENILIYEVNEVKSKEAVEDGFATAQNLYFLAKNSEILLIAVKPKDVKGVLQEIKSELKDKIVVSVAAGLELSFYEDILGKKAKLVRLMPNINVLVRRGTIAFTHNGNLLEEEVENLVRVFSTCGSIYQLSESLFDSFTALAGSSPAFVFSFIDALALAGVREGFSYEEALSIVLDTITGSAELIRVMGGNPNEWSVRVSSPGGTTIEGLAYLERKGFKGTVMRCVEKTTEKARKLKG, from the coding sequence ATGAAGGTCGGCATAGTCGGGTACGGGAACATGGGGAGGGCTTTCGCCCTCGGGTTGTCCAGCTCGGTTGGTCGGGAAAATATACTTATATATGAAGTAAATGAAGTGAAAAGTAAAGAGGCCGTGGAGGACGGCTTTGCAACCGCTCAAAACCTGTACTTCCTAGCGAAGAACAGCGAGATACTCCTTATAGCGGTAAAACCCAAGGACGTGAAGGGTGTTCTTCAGGAGATAAAGAGTGAGCTAAAAGATAAGATCGTCGTTAGTGTAGCTGCCGGTCTTGAGTTGAGTTTTTACGAAGACATCCTCGGGAAGAAGGCGAAACTCGTGAGATTGATGCCCAATATAAACGTGCTTGTCAGAAGGGGAACTATAGCTTTTACCCACAACGGTAACCTCTTAGAGGAAGAGGTTGAGAACCTTGTGAGGGTATTTTCAACCTGCGGTAGCATTTATCAGCTTTCTGAAAGCCTCTTTGATAGCTTTACGGCACTCGCCGGAAGTTCTCCAGCCTTTGTATTCTCTTTTATAGATGCTCTGGCTCTAGCCGGTGTGAGAGAAGGGTTCAGCTATGAGGAAGCCCTGAGTATAGTTCTTGATACCATAACGGGAAGCGCAGAGCTCATAAGGGTGATGGGAGGAAATCCAAACGAGTGGAGCGTAAGGGTATCTTCGCCTGGAGGTACCACCATAGAAGGTCTTGCATACTTAGAGAGAAAAGGTTTTAAGGGAACGGTGATGAGATGCGTAGAGAAAACTACAGAGAAAGCAAGGAAGCTCAAGGGTTGA
- a CDS encoding DUF2103 domain-containing protein: MGKHRSGKLKVEHHLLEGLENVLGELQRWDVVDSIIPGRIKRQNRGRGSKGIFLKYKTVSGYKLLYKNGTSVQEVFVVCNDYKGFEKLFKERFG, encoded by the coding sequence ATGGGAAAGCACAGGAGTGGAAAGCTAAAGGTTGAGCACCATTTACTTGAAGGGCTGGAAAACGTACTGGGAGAACTCCAGAGATGGGATGTTGTGGATAGCATAATACCGGGTAGGATAAAGAGGCAGAATAGAGGAAGGGGTTCAAAGGGCATATTCTTGAAGTACAAAACTGTCAGTGGCTATAAGCTTCTGTACAAAAATGGAACCTCCGTACAGGAGGTGTTTGTGGTTTGTAACGATTATAAGGGTTTTGAAAAACTCTTCAAGGAGAGGTTTGGATGA
- the rpsB gene encoding 30S ribosomal protein S2 — MAVISMKELLEAGVHFGHSKSRWNPKMAPYLYGAKNGIHIVDLNRTLVLLEEAYNFVSDSVAQGAEVIFVGTKRQAKEIIKEEAERCGAYYVNERWVGGLLTNFQTVRRSIQKLNKLERMEAEGIFEVLPKAEVRRLRRQMERLRKLYGGIREMTKLPDLMWVVDTVRESIAVQEARKLGIPVVAIADSNCDPDVIDYIIPGNDDAIKSIKLLTSKIADAVIEGRTRKESAEEALPKRERKVVTVEEHEKELFEKAMAMSEKYEDIDKDIVDYE, encoded by the coding sequence ATGGCAGTCATTTCCATGAAGGAGCTTTTAGAGGCTGGAGTTCATTTTGGGCACTCCAAATCCCGCTGGAATCCAAAGATGGCGCCTTATCTTTACGGTGCCAAGAATGGCATTCACATAGTTGACCTGAACAGGACTCTCGTTCTTCTTGAAGAGGCTTACAACTTTGTCTCCGATAGCGTTGCCCAGGGGGCAGAGGTTATATTCGTCGGAACAAAGAGACAGGCAAAGGAGATAATCAAGGAAGAAGCTGAGAGGTGTGGAGCTTACTATGTGAATGAGAGGTGGGTAGGCGGTCTGCTAACCAACTTTCAGACTGTTAGGAGAAGCATACAGAAGCTAAACAAGCTGGAGAGGATGGAGGCGGAAGGTATATTTGAAGTCCTACCCAAGGCTGAGGTAAGAAGGTTAAGGAGGCAGATGGAGAGACTCAGGAAGCTTTACGGCGGTATAAGGGAGATGACAAAACTTCCGGACCTGATGTGGGTTGTGGATACGGTCAGAGAGTCAATAGCCGTTCAGGAGGCGAGGAAGCTCGGAATACCTGTTGTTGCTATAGCAGACTCCAACTGTGATCCGGACGTCATAGACTACATAATCCCTGGAAACGACGATGCTATAAAGTCAATAAAACTCCTGACTTCAAAGATAGCAGACGCTGTGATTGAAGGCAGAACAAGGAAGGAGAGTGCTGAAGAAGCTCTTCCGAAAAGGGAGAGAAAGGTTGTTACCGTTGAGGAGCATGAAAAGGAACTCTTTGAAAAGGCGATGGCTATGTCCGAGAAGTACGAAGACATAGACAAGGACATAGTTGACTACGAGTGA